A stretch of the Polyangiaceae bacterium genome encodes the following:
- a CDS encoding quinol:cytochrome C oxidoreductase, whose amino-acid sequence MAKAKEQAKEESFGDNIRMDALGQKLMQTAGGVGAVALVVSLGLGFTGDNKSQFMHSYLTAYAWILSIGLGALWWVTLQHLVNAKWSTALRRIAEILAATMPLLALLSLPIVIPTLMGDTTLYIWADSHKMHADHLLHKKAAYLNIGFFVVRLVIYFGFWSVLSRFMFKKSLEQDKTGAPEIRSKLQGVSAPSMILLALTLTFAAIDFLMTLEPKWYSTIFGVYFFAGAVVSFNSFFALTLMWLQKNGRLQKSVTTEHFHDIGKMMFAFTAFWAYIAFSQFMLIWYANIPEETEWYHIRAHGPWGTVSFVMVAVNFVIPFFGLMSRSVKRNRKTLAFWAIWILVVHWLDMFWLVKPHMHTEHLPFSILDVTCTVAMLGLFIAAAAFNAQKVNLIAIKDPRLEKSLAFENF is encoded by the coding sequence ATGGCCAAAGCAAAAGAGCAAGCCAAAGAAGAGAGCTTCGGCGACAACATCCGCATGGATGCGCTCGGGCAGAAGCTGATGCAGACCGCCGGCGGTGTCGGCGCGGTGGCGCTCGTCGTGAGCCTGGGCCTCGGGTTCACCGGCGACAACAAGAGCCAGTTCATGCACTCGTATCTCACGGCGTACGCCTGGATCTTGAGCATCGGACTGGGCGCCTTGTGGTGGGTCACCCTCCAGCACCTGGTCAACGCCAAGTGGAGCACGGCGCTCCGCCGCATCGCCGAGATCCTGGCAGCGACCATGCCGCTGCTCGCGCTCCTGTCGCTACCCATCGTGATCCCGACGCTGATGGGGGACACGACGCTCTACATCTGGGCCGACTCGCACAAGATGCACGCCGACCACTTGCTGCACAAGAAGGCCGCCTACCTGAACATCGGCTTCTTCGTAGTGCGGCTGGTGATCTACTTCGGCTTCTGGAGCGTGCTCTCGCGCTTCATGTTCAAGAAGAGCCTGGAGCAGGACAAGACCGGAGCCCCCGAGATCCGCTCGAAGCTCCAGGGGGTGTCCGCGCCGAGCATGATCCTCCTGGCGCTGACCCTGACCTTCGCGGCGATCGACTTCCTGATGACGCTCGAGCCCAAGTGGTACTCGACCATCTTCGGCGTCTACTTCTTCGCCGGCGCCGTGGTCAGCTTCAACTCCTTCTTCGCGCTCACGCTGATGTGGCTGCAGAAGAACGGCCGCCTGCAGAAGAGCGTCACGACCGAGCACTTCCACGACATCGGCAAGATGATGTTCGCGTTCACGGCTTTCTGGGCCTACATCGCGTTCAGCCAGTTCATGCTGATCTGGTACGCGAACATCCCGGAAGAGACCGAGTGGTACCACATCCGCGCTCACGGGCCGTGGGGCACCGTTTCGTTCGTGATGGTCGCGGTGAACTTCGTGATCCCCTTCTTCGGGCTCATGTCGCGCAGCGTGAAGCGCAACCGGAAGACGCTGGCCTTCTGGGCCATCTGGATCCTGGTCGTGCACTGGCTGGACATGTTCTGGCTCGTGAAGCCGCACATGCACACCGAGCACCTCCCGTTCAGCATCCTGGACGTCACCTGCACGGTGGCGATGCTCGGCCTGTTCATCGCCGCAGCGGCGTTCAACGCCCAAAAGGTGAACCTGATCGCGATCAAAGACCCGCGGCTGGAGAAGTCGCTGGCCTTCGAGAACTTCTGA
- a CDS encoding c-type cytochrome, whose amino-acid sequence MRAWALIAVTLVLAPALSGCDQAPAGGTASGAEIYQLCTQCHGPNGLGNHQANTPAIAGLPAWYIEAQLLKFRAGQRGAHPDDLTGMQMRPIARTLTNDVDVKTISDFVSKMPRFRPEPQIKDADPARGSALYKTCAACHGANGEGNEGTKAPPLQAQSDWYIATQLMSFRKGARGSHPEDAMGGLMRSQAAMLPDDQATRDIAAFVAQAK is encoded by the coding sequence TTGCGCGCTTGGGCCCTGATCGCCGTCACACTGGTTCTCGCCCCGGCGCTGTCCGGCTGCGACCAGGCACCCGCCGGCGGCACGGCGTCCGGCGCGGAGATCTACCAGCTGTGCACGCAGTGCCACGGGCCGAACGGCCTGGGCAACCACCAGGCGAACACGCCGGCCATCGCGGGGCTGCCCGCTTGGTACATCGAGGCGCAACTCTTGAAGTTCCGCGCCGGCCAACGCGGCGCGCACCCGGATGACCTGACCGGCATGCAGATGCGCCCCATCGCGCGGACGCTGACCAACGACGTGGACGTGAAGACCATCTCCGACTTCGTCTCGAAGATGCCGCGCTTCCGCCCGGAGCCGCAGATCAAGGATGCCGACCCCGCGCGGGGCTCGGCGCTCTACAAGACCTGTGCGGCTTGCCACGGCGCGAACGGCGAAGGCAACGAGGGCACCAAGGCCCCGCCGCTCCAGGCGCAGAGCGACTGGTACATCGCGACGCAGCTGATGAGCTTCCGCAAGGGCGCCCGCGGCTCGCATCCGGAGGACGCGATGGGCGGGCTGATGCGTTCGCAGGCCGCGATGTTGCCGGACGACCAGGCGACTCGAGACATCGCCGCGTTCGTCGCCCAGGCCAAGTGA
- a CDS encoding cytochrome C oxidase subunit II — translation MIELLVPQASSYAADVDNLITLITVLVGFWFLLAEGIFFYFIFKFKAKEGQKAQYITGEKKEEKKWITRPHNAVLVCDVILIAMAIKVWVEIKQTMPEPDAKVNVISQQWAWSFEHPGPDGKLGNEDDIRTADELHVEVGKTYHYNLVSRDVLHSFSVPVFRLKQDAIPGRVIQGWFKPTKTGSFDIQCAEICGVGHGLMPARIVIESPAAHAAWIAEQSQKRLASAKAP, via the coding sequence ATGATTGAGCTGCTGGTTCCCCAAGCCTCTTCCTACGCCGCCGACGTCGACAACCTGATCACGCTGATCACGGTCCTCGTCGGCTTCTGGTTCCTGCTGGCCGAGGGCATCTTTTTCTACTTCATCTTCAAGTTCAAGGCGAAGGAAGGCCAGAAGGCCCAGTACATCACCGGCGAGAAGAAGGAAGAGAAGAAGTGGATCACCCGGCCGCACAACGCCGTGTTGGTCTGCGACGTGATCCTGATCGCGATGGCCATCAAGGTCTGGGTCGAGATCAAGCAGACCATGCCCGAGCCGGACGCCAAGGTGAACGTCATCTCGCAGCAGTGGGCCTGGAGCTTCGAGCACCCCGGCCCCGACGGGAAGCTCGGCAACGAGGACGACATCCGCACCGCCGACGAGCTGCACGTCGAGGTCGGCAAGACCTACCACTACAACCTGGTCTCGCGTGACGTGCTGCACAGCTTCAGCGTGCCCGTCTTCCGCCTCAAGCAGGACGCCATCCCCGGCCGCGTCATCCAGGGTTGGTTCAAGCCGACCAAGACCGGCAGCTTCGACATCCAGTGCGCCGAGATCTGCGGCGTCGGGCACGGGCTGATGCCCGCCCGGATCGTCATCGAGTCACCCGCGGCGCACGCCGCTTGGATCGCCGAGCAGTCGCAGAAACGGCTCGCCAGCGCGAAGGCCCCCTGA
- a CDS encoding cbb3-type cytochrome c oxidase subunit I, with protein sequence MSHDAHHEEGWFKKYCWSTDHKIIGFQYLFTGMALAVLGGFFAYAFRMQLGFPGKAVPGFGVVSPNEYNALVTNHGTIMIFWVAMPVLIAAFGNFLIPLMIGCDDMVFPRLNRLSYQIFLLSALVLLASMVVPGGGFGGAWTAYPPLSAKHQYSLTPAGSSLWLLAVALEFVAFLMGGINFVTTVMNSRAPGMKWSDIPVVIWMIVLASIIFMASVGPLVAGAVMLFFDQQLGTGFYDPVRGGDPILWQHLFWFFGHPEVYVVLLPAVGITIDVIATFARKKVFAYKTVLYTAFATGILSFFVWAHHQFIAGIDPRMANVFTVTTVLISVPIAEMMFVTIATLYGGSIRLTTPMLWALSFVAEFLIGGVTGIYLGSSGSDIYFHDTYFVLAHFHYTFVPIAIIGTFAGVTYWFPKMFGKMMDEKLGKLHFWTTIIPFNFIFIPLFITGAGGDHRRIFDYRAFPDLNRPEMQNLRMIATIATVAMLAAQVIFFYNFIKSIRSGKKADKNPWLANTLEWTVPSPPPHGNFAVFPNVYRGPYEYSVPGRKLDYWPQDEPPDDEAAPAKEAAE encoded by the coding sequence ATGAGTCACGACGCGCATCACGAAGAAGGTTGGTTCAAGAAGTACTGCTGGTCGACGGATCACAAGATCATCGGCTTCCAGTACCTGTTCACCGGAATGGCGCTGGCCGTGCTGGGCGGCTTCTTCGCCTACGCCTTCCGCATGCAGCTCGGCTTCCCCGGCAAGGCGGTGCCGGGCTTCGGCGTCGTGTCGCCGAACGAGTACAACGCGCTGGTCACGAACCACGGCACGATCATGATCTTCTGGGTGGCGATGCCCGTCTTGATCGCCGCCTTCGGGAACTTCCTGATCCCGCTGATGATCGGCTGCGACGACATGGTGTTCCCGCGGCTGAACCGGCTCAGCTACCAGATCTTCCTGCTCAGCGCGCTGGTGCTCTTGGCCTCGATGGTGGTGCCAGGCGGCGGCTTCGGCGGCGCCTGGACGGCCTACCCACCGCTCTCCGCCAAGCACCAGTACAGCCTCACACCCGCCGGTTCGTCGCTCTGGCTCCTGGCGGTAGCCCTCGAGTTCGTCGCCTTCCTGATGGGCGGCATCAACTTCGTGACCACGGTGATGAACTCGCGCGCGCCGGGCATGAAGTGGTCGGACATCCCGGTCGTGATCTGGATGATCGTGCTCGCCAGCATCATCTTCATGGCCTCGGTGGGACCGCTGGTCGCCGGCGCGGTCATGCTGTTCTTCGATCAGCAGCTGGGCACGGGCTTCTACGACCCCGTCCGGGGCGGCGACCCCATCCTGTGGCAGCACCTGTTCTGGTTCTTCGGGCACCCGGAGGTGTACGTGGTGCTCTTGCCGGCCGTGGGCATCACCATCGACGTGATCGCCACCTTCGCCCGCAAGAAGGTGTTCGCCTACAAGACGGTGCTCTACACGGCCTTCGCCACCGGCATCCTGAGCTTCTTCGTCTGGGCGCACCACCAGTTCATTGCCGGCATCGACCCGCGCATGGCCAACGTGTTCACGGTGACCACCGTGCTCATCTCGGTGCCCATCGCCGAGATGATGTTCGTGACCATCGCCACGCTCTACGGCGGTTCCATTCGGCTGACGACGCCCATGCTCTGGGCGCTGTCCTTCGTGGCGGAGTTCCTGATCGGCGGCGTGACCGGCATCTACCTGGGCTCGAGCGGCTCCGACATCTACTTCCACGACACGTATTTCGTGCTCGCCCACTTCCACTACACCTTCGTGCCCATCGCCATCATCGGCACCTTCGCGGGGGTCACCTACTGGTTCCCGAAGATGTTCGGCAAGATGATGGACGAGAAGCTCGGCAAGCTTCACTTCTGGACGACCATCATCCCTTTCAACTTCATCTTCATCCCGCTGTTCATCACGGGCGCCGGCGGCGATCACCGCCGCATCTTCGACTACCGCGCGTTCCCCGACCTGAACCGCCCGGAGATGCAGAACCTGCGCATGATCGCCACGATCGCAACGGTGGCGATGCTCGCGGCGCAGGTGATCTTCTTCTACAACTTCATCAAGAGCATCCGCTCCGGCAAGAAGGCGGACAAGAACCCCTGGCTGGCCAACACGCTGGAGTGGACGGTGCCGTCTCCGCCGCCGCACGGTAACTTCGCGGTCTTCCCCAACGTCTACCGCGGGCCCTACGAGTACTCGGTGCCCGGTCGCAAGCTCGACTACTGGCCTCAGGACGAGCCGCCGGACGACGAGGCCGCACCAGCGAAGGAGGCGGCGGAATGA
- a CDS encoding cytochrome c oxidase subunit 3 — protein MSKPIATTRSVTGIPTGRLAVWWVIASEIVIFGGLLASYIMHRLGHPEFGDYAAHTNTWIGAFNTLVLLSSSLSAVLAHQAAERKDGVRAAKLLLFTMLGGLVFAGVKSVEWTIEISSGFTLTTNAFWSFYYTAAGLHALHVIAGVVIMGIVAADAAKGKELQRVELIGNYWHFVDIVWIFLFPLLYIAK, from the coding sequence ATGAGCAAGCCCATCGCGACCACGCGTAGCGTGACAGGCATCCCCACGGGGCGGCTCGCCGTCTGGTGGGTCATCGCCTCGGAAATCGTGATCTTCGGCGGCCTCTTGGCGTCGTACATCATGCACCGGCTCGGGCACCCGGAGTTCGGCGACTACGCCGCGCACACCAACACCTGGATCGGAGCCTTCAACACCCTGGTGCTGCTCTCGTCCAGCCTGTCGGCAGTGCTCGCCCACCAGGCGGCAGAGCGCAAGGACGGCGTCCGCGCCGCCAAGCTCCTGCTCTTCACCATGCTCGGCGGCCTGGTCTTCGCGGGCGTGAAGAGCGTGGAGTGGACCATCGAGATCTCCAGCGGCTTCACCCTGACCACGAACGCCTTCTGGTCCTTCTACTACACGGCCGCCGGGCTCCACGCCCTGCACGTCATCGCCGGTGTGGTGATCATGGGCATCGTTGCGGCCGACGCGGCGAAGGGCAAGGAGCTCCAGCGAGTGGAGCTGATCGGCAACTACTGGCACTTCGTCGACATCGTCTGGATCTTCCTGTTCCCGCTGCTCTACATCGCGAAGTGA
- a CDS encoding cytochrome C oxidase subunit IV family protein encodes MSAKDEDKKDDKPAGEAEERDESGAEEKERDSSGGDDDSGDDDSGDDDSGDDDSGDDDSGDDDSGDDDSDGDDDSDGDDDSDGDEDEESEAEAKPEAKKARASEPPPSAPKAKARSVPPPAKHEPKHEHAPGHHAEHHGDMFYVQIWAILVVLLVVSVVGPMLGHPILTLITAFGIALVKAYMVAKNFMHLAIERRYVVYMLVTMVAFMVLLFAGVAPDVMKHKGHNWKNEAAEQEVKRALDAVKHDPHKAH; translated from the coding sequence ATGTCCGCCAAAGACGAAGACAAGAAGGACGACAAGCCGGCCGGCGAGGCCGAAGAACGCGACGAGAGCGGCGCCGAGGAAAAGGAGCGCGACAGCTCCGGCGGCGACGACGACTCGGGCGACGACGACTCGGGCGACGACGACTCGGGCGACGACGACTCGGGCGACGACGACTCGGGCGACGACGACTCGGGCGACGACGACTCCGACGGGGACGACGACTCCGACGGGGACGACGACTCCGACGGGGACGAGGACGAGGAGTCAGAGGCGGAGGCCAAGCCGGAAGCCAAGAAGGCTCGGGCGAGCGAGCCGCCCCCGTCCGCCCCGAAGGCGAAGGCCCGCAGCGTGCCGCCGCCTGCCAAGCACGAGCCCAAGCACGAGCACGCGCCCGGCCACCACGCCGAGCACCACGGGGACATGTTCTACGTGCAGATCTGGGCGATCCTGGTGGTCCTCTTGGTCGTGAGCGTGGTCGGCCCGATGCTCGGTCACCCGATCCTGACCCTGATCACCGCGTTCGGCATCGCGCTGGTGAAGGCCTACATGGTGGCCAAGAATTTCATGCACCTGGCCATCGAGCGCCGCTACGTGGTCTACATGCTGGTGACCATGGTGGCCTTCATGGTGCTGCTCTTCGCCGGCGTCGCCCCGGACGTGATGAAGCACAAGGGCCACAACTGGAAGAACGAGGCCGCCGAGCAAGAGGTCAAGCGCGCCCTCGATGCCGTCAAGCACGACCCGCACAAGGCTCACTGA
- a CDS encoding cytochrome c oxidase subunit 3 produces the protein MTIERTSGVSPRRTPVASNAVIGMVIFIAAEVMFFAALISAFTITRISTPGPWPPPGQPRFPIEATAVNTGALLASGVALFFAQREHARARSAAKLLGAATLLGAAFVGLQGYEWVGLIREGLTLRSGPSASFFYLLVGAHALHAVAGIVVLGIAWAKAKKDELSAGYFVAMRLYWYFVVGLWPILYWRVYL, from the coding sequence ATGACCATCGAACGGACCTCCGGCGTCAGCCCACGACGCACCCCGGTGGCTTCCAACGCCGTCATCGGCATGGTCATCTTCATCGCCGCGGAGGTCATGTTCTTCGCGGCGCTGATCAGCGCCTTCACCATCACGCGCATCAGCACGCCCGGTCCGTGGCCGCCGCCGGGTCAGCCGCGCTTCCCCATCGAAGCGACGGCGGTGAACACCGGAGCCCTCTTGGCCAGCGGCGTCGCGCTGTTCTTCGCGCAGCGCGAGCACGCCCGAGCGCGCAGCGCGGCGAAGCTGCTCGGCGCAGCGACGCTGCTCGGCGCGGCGTTCGTGGGCTTGCAGGGTTACGAGTGGGTGGGCCTGATCCGCGAGGGCTTGACCTTGCGCTCGGGCCCGAGTGCCAGCTTCTTCTACCTCCTGGTCGGCGCCCACGCGCTGCACGCCGTCGCGGGCATCGTGGTGCTCGGGATCGCCTGGGCGAAGGCCAAGAAGGACGAGCTCAGCGCGGGCTACTTCGTGGCGATGCGCCTCTACTGGTACTTCGTGGTGGGTCTCTGGCCCATCCTGTACTGGAGGGTCTACCTGTGA
- a CDS encoding radical SAM protein gives MRLAHRRVSVGEVSKGLSTRHEIGSAYRELLVLVDAELALGRKDHLLSLFAGEEDLVHLDLEGRLHRAWLGGSSFQRGLDGRVRQVSIARHGTERSLAIQLLPDADAGRVLERVGELVHRAAGALRASVDEGIAEPLRRAVEQLGAAARAAEAERYRAVYQPIPILPPDQNRALVLQLTSGCSWNRCTFCHLYRDVSFSLKTPDALRAHVRGVLGLVGRALPLRRGVFLGQANALVVAQDKLLPLLDVVQAELASAGAPASLASLSAFIDAFSKPKSVAELAELRARGLTGVSLGLESGSDEVLATLGKPAESAAAVELAASLHAAGVGLGVIVLVGAGGQRLAERHVEATVDVIARMRLGRGDRVYLSPLHLEHGSAFERSLTLQGALSSGQIREQAGELREKLRAAGVSVPIALYDIRRFVY, from the coding sequence TTGCGCCTCGCCCACCGCCGGGTCAGCGTAGGCGAAGTGTCCAAGGGCCTCTCGACTCGCCACGAAATCGGCAGCGCGTATCGCGAGCTCCTCGTGCTGGTCGATGCCGAGCTCGCGCTCGGAAGAAAGGACCACCTGCTCTCGCTGTTCGCTGGGGAGGAGGACCTGGTGCACCTGGATCTGGAGGGCCGCCTGCACCGCGCCTGGCTGGGCGGCAGCTCCTTTCAGCGCGGGCTGGACGGTCGAGTGAGGCAGGTCTCGATTGCGCGCCACGGGACCGAGCGCTCGCTCGCCATCCAGCTGTTGCCGGATGCGGACGCGGGCCGGGTGCTCGAGCGCGTCGGCGAGCTGGTGCATCGCGCCGCGGGCGCGCTCCGCGCCAGCGTGGATGAAGGCATCGCGGAGCCGCTCCGTCGAGCGGTCGAGCAGCTCGGCGCCGCCGCTCGGGCGGCCGAGGCGGAGCGCTATCGCGCGGTCTACCAGCCCATCCCCATTCTGCCGCCGGATCAGAACCGCGCGCTCGTGCTCCAGCTCACGTCGGGCTGCTCCTGGAATCGCTGCACGTTCTGCCACCTGTACCGCGACGTGAGCTTCTCGCTGAAGACGCCGGACGCGCTCCGGGCGCACGTTCGGGGCGTGCTCGGGCTCGTGGGTCGCGCCCTGCCGCTCCGCCGCGGGGTGTTCCTCGGCCAGGCCAACGCGCTGGTGGTGGCCCAGGACAAGCTCCTGCCCCTCCTGGACGTCGTGCAAGCCGAGCTCGCGAGCGCGGGTGCCCCCGCGTCGCTCGCGTCGCTGTCGGCATTCATCGATGCGTTCTCCAAGCCGAAGAGCGTGGCGGAGCTCGCCGAGCTCCGTGCCCGAGGGCTCACCGGCGTGTCCTTGGGGCTCGAGAGCGGCAGCGACGAGGTGCTCGCCACGTTGGGCAAGCCCGCGGAGTCCGCCGCCGCCGTGGAGCTGGCGGCGAGCCTGCACGCGGCGGGGGTCGGCCTGGGCGTGATCGTGCTCGTGGGCGCCGGCGGCCAGCGCTTGGCCGAGCGTCACGTCGAGGCAACCGTGGACGTCATCGCTCGGATGCGGCTGGGCAGGGGCGATCGCGTCTACCTGTCGCCGCTCCACCTCGAGCACGGCTCGGCGTTCGAGAGGAGCCTCACGCTCCAGGGTGCGCTCTCTTCAGGCCAGATCAGGGAGCAGGCCGGTGAGCTGCGCGAGAAGCTCCGGGCCGCGGGCGTGAGCGTGCCGATCGCGCTCTACGACATCCGGCGCTTCGTGTACTGA
- the dacB gene encoding D-alanyl-D-alanine carboxypeptidase/D-alanyl-D-alanine-endopeptidase: MRRTVLALLVAAAAAFGHPGPALAELAAAGPAARAPSPAQKELDRFAAWVEKQKGELSALVVDVETRRVVAEKNPALSLNPASNAKVATAAALLARLGPDYRFQSGLYGVKKDAGVERLVLRSNGDPSLSSRDLARWVKELADAGVKRVGEILVDQSAFDARFVPPAFEQQPAEWASFRAPVSAVPLDRNAFVVRVAPGELGEAAKVSVEPAGFVEVEGKIVTEKKGKGRRLSVEMRPNGTTLAIRLSGHIAVDAKPTAFAKRVDDPRLYAGHVLRALLKRRGVVVEGSVGEGGKGETAALHEKKSEPLSALLREVGKNSDNFYAEMLLKALGAETSQRPGASADGAAQVHDWLKSAGAADAGTRISNGSGLFDANRLSAASLVSALIAAGRDPKTGTVFVDQLAVGAVDGTLRNRFRTKRLSNKVRGKTGTLARANSLSGFVLGDDGKPRLAFAFVVNGIAGKADEQRRAFDRVVERAALGK, from the coding sequence ATGCGCCGGACGGTCTTGGCTCTGCTCGTGGCGGCGGCGGCTGCCTTCGGTCACCCGGGGCCCGCGCTCGCCGAGCTGGCGGCAGCCGGCCCCGCTGCGCGGGCCCCGAGCCCAGCGCAGAAGGAGCTCGATCGCTTCGCGGCTTGGGTCGAAAAGCAGAAGGGCGAGCTGTCCGCCCTCGTGGTCGACGTCGAGACGCGCCGGGTCGTGGCCGAGAAGAACCCGGCCTTGTCGCTCAACCCGGCGTCGAACGCCAAGGTGGCGACGGCCGCGGCGCTGCTCGCGCGGCTCGGACCCGATTACCGTTTCCAGAGCGGGCTCTACGGCGTCAAGAAGGATGCCGGCGTGGAGCGGCTGGTCCTGCGCTCGAACGGCGATCCCAGCCTGTCGAGCCGCGACCTCGCGCGCTGGGTCAAGGAGCTCGCCGATGCCGGTGTGAAGAGGGTCGGGGAAATCTTGGTCGATCAGAGCGCGTTCGACGCGCGCTTCGTGCCCCCTGCCTTCGAGCAGCAACCCGCGGAGTGGGCGTCATTCCGGGCTCCGGTCAGCGCCGTGCCGCTCGATCGGAACGCATTCGTCGTGCGCGTCGCGCCCGGCGAGCTGGGCGAGGCGGCCAAGGTGAGCGTCGAGCCCGCCGGCTTCGTCGAGGTCGAAGGCAAGATCGTCACCGAGAAGAAGGGCAAAGGCCGGAGGCTCTCCGTCGAGATGCGGCCGAACGGCACGACCCTCGCCATCCGTCTGTCCGGGCACATCGCCGTGGACGCGAAGCCCACGGCGTTCGCCAAGCGCGTGGACGATCCCCGACTCTACGCCGGTCACGTGCTGCGCGCGCTGCTCAAGCGGCGCGGCGTCGTCGTGGAAGGCAGCGTCGGCGAAGGCGGCAAGGGCGAGACGGCCGCGCTCCACGAGAAGAAGAGCGAGCCCTTGTCCGCGCTGCTCCGCGAGGTGGGCAAGAACAGCGACAACTTCTACGCGGAGATGCTGCTGAAGGCCCTGGGCGCCGAGACCAGCCAGCGACCGGGCGCGAGCGCCGACGGTGCGGCGCAGGTCCACGATTGGCTGAAGTCGGCGGGCGCGGCGGACGCTGGGACGCGCATCTCGAACGGCTCGGGCCTCTTCGACGCGAACCGCCTCAGCGCGGCGTCGCTCGTCTCCGCCCTGATCGCCGCCGGCCGCGACCCAAAGACCGGGACGGTCTTCGTCGATCAGCTGGCGGTGGGCGCCGTGGACGGCACGCTTCGCAACCGCTTCCGTACCAAGAGGCTCTCCAACAAGGTCAGGGGCAAGACCGGCACGCTGGCCCGCGCAAACTCGCTCTCCGGCTTCGTGCTCGGCGACGACGGCAAGCCGCGGCTCGCCTTCGCGTTCGTCGTCAACGGCATCGCCGGCAAGGCCGACGAGCAGCGGCGCGCCTTCGACCGGGTGGTGGAGCGCGCGGCGCTGGGTAAGTGA
- a CDS encoding ABC transporter substrate-binding protein — protein sequence MRRALAFGLLGALSACGGARSDRGRPLEIVLPQEIATLDPRFSTRGHDVKTTRLVHAGLVGLDPDTLAPVPLVAKSWRFVDERSLEVELRPGLRFHSGKPLAASDVCATLRAIADTKLGSPHRAVVRAIGACTPRGNDRVRIELESARATLLTDLEVPILREDQARSAPQPLGGLDGLGPYRVARASPSVVELEPADTGVVPRPAHAVVVRSIRDENARALRLLAGRADIAPNALSPTLLPTLEGRAGLRVRARSGANVSYLLFQNDRPPFDRPEVRRAVSRAIDRELIVRTLFAGRAQTASGLLPAGHWAAPDVGASAPPAADRALLGTLPPVTLVTSTDRLRVTVARAIAQMLGDAGLSVRVVSLDFGVLLARLDAGDFEMATLQMPELTEPNVLAWFFHPRGVPGEGGEGKNRARYRDADVGRWLDAAGATRDTARRRQLYSQVAERMRRDLPVLPLWHEDQVAVVSERAAELTLSAEGRWLGIAALR from the coding sequence GTGCGGCGCGCGCTCGCCTTCGGCCTGCTCGGGGCCCTCTCCGCCTGCGGCGGAGCGCGCTCGGACCGGGGTCGTCCGCTCGAGATCGTCCTGCCGCAGGAGATCGCCACGCTGGATCCGCGCTTTTCGACGCGAGGCCACGACGTGAAGACGACCCGGCTCGTCCACGCCGGCCTGGTCGGGCTCGACCCCGACACCCTGGCGCCGGTGCCGCTCGTCGCCAAGAGCTGGCGCTTCGTGGACGAGCGTAGCTTGGAGGTCGAGCTGCGGCCCGGCCTGCGCTTCCACAGCGGCAAGCCCCTCGCCGCCTCGGATGTGTGCGCGACGCTCCGCGCCATCGCCGACACGAAGCTCGGCAGCCCCCACCGTGCGGTGGTCAGAGCCATCGGCGCCTGCACCCCTCGAGGCAACGATCGCGTGCGCATCGAGCTCGAGAGTGCGCGCGCCACGCTGCTCACCGACCTGGAAGTGCCAATCCTGCGCGAGGACCAGGCGCGCTCGGCGCCGCAGCCTCTCGGCGGGCTGGACGGCCTCGGACCGTACCGCGTCGCCCGCGCCTCACCGTCGGTGGTGGAGCTCGAGCCGGCGGACACCGGCGTCGTGCCGCGTCCGGCGCACGCCGTGGTGGTGCGCAGCATCCGCGACGAGAACGCGCGTGCGCTGCGCTTGCTCGCGGGACGCGCGGACATCGCGCCCAACGCGCTCTCCCCCACGCTCTTACCGACCCTGGAGGGGCGCGCCGGCCTCCGCGTTCGTGCTCGGAGCGGGGCCAACGTCAGCTACCTCCTGTTCCAGAACGACCGGCCGCCCTTCGACCGCCCCGAGGTGCGTCGCGCCGTGTCGCGAGCGATCGACCGCGAGCTGATCGTGCGGACGCTGTTCGCGGGGCGTGCGCAGACGGCGAGCGGGCTCCTGCCCGCGGGGCACTGGGCCGCGCCGGACGTGGGGGCGAGCGCACCCCCGGCGGCGGACCGCGCGCTCCTCGGGACGCTGCCGCCGGTGACGCTGGTCACCAGCACCGACCGCCTGCGGGTGACCGTCGCCCGCGCCATCGCCCAAATGCTCGGCGACGCCGGGCTCAGCGTCCGGGTGGTGTCCCTCGACTTCGGCGTGCTGCTCGCGCGGCTCGACGCGGGCGACTTCGAGATGGCGACCTTGCAGATGCCGGAGCTCACCGAGCCGAACGTGCTCGCGTGGTTCTTCCACCCGCGGGGCGTGCCCGGCGAGGGCGGCGAGGGCAAGAACCGCGCGCGCTACCGCGACGCCGACGTCGGCCGCTGGCTCGACGCGGCCGGCGCAACTCGGGACACGGCTCGGCGCAGGCAGCTCTACTCCCAGGTCGCCGAGCGCATGCGGCGCGATCTCCCCGTGCTGCCCCTCTGGCACGAGGACCAGGTCGCGGTGGTCTCGGAGCGCGCAGCCGAGCTCACGCTCTCGGCCGAGGGCCGCTGGCTGGGAATCGCGGCCCTGCGCTGA